A genomic stretch from Oscillospiraceae bacterium includes:
- a CDS encoding SGNH/GDSL hydrolase family protein produces the protein MSFDSSIYCVYTCCGVLPQCPFYAVQPLYINCFSKLYPKRRKIMKKLFALLLTVLMLMSLTAVAVVATGESQAKAPIVFRFNNEDMLENWYNAYGGGFKADYKIVDGVASVDGCSTDGHGVVAFSYRFNNGDVSFKLTDYPVVKAKYKIDTSYTGGACQFYIWTPDKLAVSEKKYFLSAPSATKNQWVTYTRDFSQDADFAGFDGVLDSTRSFELWYRYHEEEIPVTTQVEYIAFFPDKASADAFDAVNPAVQGSSDAYMPYYTDVNGIFTAVQTAVDAAEGVADIDAAKTLVQNAYNTALAANTPEGMVLDTKFTAYRNLENTKFIVKASVTETSSPIEARLITEKSFEVAKKDAAEGSDDSVIFRFNNEDMLKDWYNAYGGGFKDDYKIVDGVASVDGCSTDGYGVVPFSYSFAKSGKRFNLADYPHVKVKYKIATEYTGGSSQLYLWKADPDGSYFLGSPSAAKNKWNTYYYAVTGAGQALRENRSFEWWYRGHDKEIPVTTSLEYIAFFPDKASADAFDAANPTVQGSSDAYLPYKAVGEEFIAKIREEAAKATAAVKSADEAKAAVKAAADKVIADSQIDPAQISYTVGEAKEVTGGYAVEVEIAVGPKETRSYVTGEIAVSDNIPAPVIWRFNNQEMVDLWSLYHGKGENTLADGVMRTNFTSNDTANVTDLYYRGDSIPEEYRVDLDNYPYIKAKFKYDGELASSAVHMYMYNTASTGTPYFTPTYGDSGVWHTAKIDATSTAIKKSGSTGEVTYGGDLKKFGFWFWHKGSGSSDIEYIAFFHKDDKAAWEAFDTAEGVASTTAGTSDKFLPYYNEINAIADAGAAAVAADDTKYPTYDKAASAIEAMFKAEAAKLGNIDVNDVTVTAEAITKAETEATYKVSVYTGSVEARVIATETVKANIRSSVVWHFGNPDFIKKLSPGAAEFSVGVENGNVFMHGVRTNTADNFNFTYSGINNDHDIELSDYPIVAVRCRSDKGGTLQFYFATTTSGNTGATSSFRRESSHNGTGEWQTVYIDTAKVDQYGAWSGKLTYLRTDMMRFGGNFVAGQYTDVDYIGFFATMEDAQAYTKKVEGDTAKVDAAIDLVEDALNTDYTDVSTKEDAETRISEILSAIPEDVHTKVELVGYETTDPTIKDDTVGYYKFRVFFINGPTTSAAVKYVDCLFRLMPQVEFTVLGAQIREYVSEAVPQGLRFGVKLNKALWKDVDVTNVSYGMVVAPVRFAAHGLTLETPNAVNVPAKNIFAETPDEITYTAVVTNIPESENSTQVAARAYVKYTFAGEDYTVYADSTKIRSVNDVKNLSGEGYEEYPQLLGNVTYDRETWMTPFWEGNTVYHELFWPVMPDGADENDDLVIDLLYTISDVIVVKNGTHTKDYYEGKDYYVNENGQLVIPAGSDIKRMPFEEYVSDTPKVVVGAMNGTRYEYKKISTDLPEYADYVGKYLYFTEGAEIQAAHQYSISYRHTAEWDENATLPAYEEDALPRTRQMLANKEAINIGYFGDSITAGGNQTGSFGVSPNTPHWRNVIATTLESMYGYTEGGNRIYVRSEAHGGMTSQWGRNGGGTNVIANDPTIPDGYAAHRFAANTSYANKNGIPDLFILAFGMNDEGRSPADFKANNKNIVEQILTLNPNCEFVLVSTSMPNPLWSTTKCRTQYEAALEELVTEMRAEGVNIDVANLQGMHKYFLTKKEYRDMTGNNMNHQNDMLSRLYAQTIVTTIAGECK, from the coding sequence ATGAGTTTTGACAGTTCTATATATTGTGTTTATACTTGCTGTGGAGTGCTTCCGCAGTGCCCTTTTTACGCGGTTCAGCCGCTTTACATAAATTGTTTTTCAAAATTATATCCTAAAAGGAGAAAAATCATGAAAAAGTTATTTGCACTTCTTCTTACCGTGCTGATGCTCATGAGCCTTACGGCTGTTGCTGTTGTTGCAACAGGGGAAAGTCAGGCAAAGGCACCCATTGTCTTCAGATTCAATAATGAAGATATGCTGGAGAACTGGTACAACGCATACGGCGGCGGCTTCAAGGCCGATTATAAAATAGTCGACGGTGTTGCATCGGTTGACGGCTGTTCCACCGACGGACACGGCGTTGTTGCGTTTTCCTACCGCTTCAATAACGGCGATGTGAGCTTTAAGCTGACCGATTATCCCGTTGTAAAGGCAAAATACAAAATAGACACAAGCTATACAGGCGGTGCCTGCCAGTTCTATATATGGACGCCCGACAAGCTGGCAGTTTCGGAAAAAAAGTATTTTCTGAGCGCCCCCTCTGCCACCAAAAATCAGTGGGTTACATACACCCGCGATTTCAGTCAGGATGCTGATTTTGCCGGCTTTGACGGCGTACTCGACAGCACCAGAAGCTTTGAGTTGTGGTACAGATATCACGAGGAGGAAATCCCCGTTACCACTCAGGTAGAATACATAGCATTCTTCCCCGATAAGGCAAGCGCGGATGCTTTTGACGCGGTAAACCCCGCCGTTCAGGGCTCCTCCGACGCATATATGCCTTACTATACCGATGTAAACGGAATATTTACCGCAGTTCAGACCGCTGTTGATGCGGCAGAGGGAGTCGCCGACATAGACGCGGCTAAGACTCTGGTGCAGAATGCATACAATACCGCACTTGCGGCAAATACCCCAGAGGGTATGGTGCTGGATACCAAGTTCACCGCATACAGAAATCTGGAAAATACCAAGTTCATCGTTAAGGCTTCCGTTACCGAGACCTCTTCACCCATTGAAGCCCGCCTTATTACCGAAAAGAGCTTTGAGGTGGCAAAGAAAGACGCGGCAGAGGGAAGCGATGATTCTGTTATTTTCCGTTTCAATAACGAAGATATGCTTAAGGACTGGTACAACGCATACGGCGGCGGCTTCAAGGACGATTACAAAATAGTGGACGGCGTTGCATCGGTTGACGGCTGTTCCACCGACGGATACGGTGTCGTTCCCTTCTCCTATTCTTTTGCAAAAAGCGGCAAGAGATTTAATCTGGCTGATTATCCCCATGTAAAGGTAAAATACAAGATTGCCACCGAATATACGGGCGGTTCTTCTCAGCTTTATCTGTGGAAGGCAGATCCCGACGGCTCATATTTCCTCGGCTCGCCCTCCGCGGCAAAGAACAAGTGGAATACTTATTACTATGCTGTTACGGGTGCCGGACAGGCGTTGAGAGAAAACAGAAGCTTTGAGTGGTGGTACAGAGGTCATGATAAGGAAATCCCCGTTACCACTTCACTGGAGTATATCGCATTCTTCCCCGACAAGGCAAGCGCAGATGCTTTTGACGCGGCTAACCCCACCGTTCAGGGCTCTTCCGACGCATATTTGCCTTACAAGGCTGTTGGTGAGGAGTTTATTGCGAAAATCAGGGAAGAGGCGGCAAAGGCTACTGCCGCTGTAAAGAGCGCCGATGAGGCAAAGGCGGCTGTTAAAGCGGCTGCTGACAAGGTTATTGCCGACAGTCAGATAGACCCTGCACAGATAAGCTATACCGTAGGCGAAGCCAAAGAAGTAACCGGCGGCTACGCGGTAGAGGTTGAGATTGCTGTGGGACCCAAGGAGACCCGCAGCTATGTAACAGGTGAAATTGCTGTAAGCGATAATATCCCCGCACCTGTTATCTGGCGCTTCAATAATCAGGAAATGGTTGATTTGTGGAGCCTTTACCACGGAAAGGGTGAAAACACTCTTGCTGACGGTGTTATGAGAACCAACTTTACTTCCAATGACACCGCAAACGTAACCGACCTGTACTACCGCGGCGACTCTATTCCCGAGGAATACCGTGTTGACCTTGACAATTATCCTTATATCAAGGCAAAATTCAAATATGACGGAGAACTGGCAAGCAGTGCCGTTCATATGTACATGTACAATACCGCCAGCACAGGCACACCTTACTTTACACCTACTTACGGTGATTCCGGTGTATGGCACACTGCAAAGATAGATGCAACATCTACCGCAATCAAAAAATCCGGTTCCACCGGTGAGGTTACTTACGGCGGAGACCTTAAAAAGTTCGGCTTCTGGTTCTGGCACAAAGGAAGCGGTTCCTCCGACATCGAATACATCGCCTTCTTCCACAAGGACGACAAGGCGGCATGGGAAGCGTTTGACACCGCAGAAGGCGTTGCAAGTACCACTGCGGGCACCTCCGACAAATTCCTGCCTTACTATAATGAAATAAATGCCATTGCAGATGCAGGTGCGGCGGCTGTTGCGGCTGATGACACCAAATATCCTACTTATGACAAGGCGGCAAGTGCTATTGAGGCTATGTTTAAAGCCGAGGCGGCAAAGCTCGGAAATATTGATGTAAACGATGTTACCGTAACCGCCGAAGCGATTACCAAGGCAGAAACCGAGGCGACCTACAAGGTTAGCGTATATACAGGCTCCGTTGAGGCACGTGTAATTGCTACCGAGACCGTAAAGGCGAACATAAGAAGCTCTGTTGTATGGCACTTCGGCAACCCCGACTTTATCAAGAAGCTTTCTCCCGGCGCGGCGGAATTTTCCGTAGGTGTTGAAAACGGCAATGTTTTCATGCACGGCGTGAGAACCAATACTGCAGATAACTTCAACTTCACATACAGCGGCATAAATAACGACCACGATATCGAGCTTTCCGATTATCCCATCGTTGCTGTACGTTGCCGTTCCGACAAAGGCGGTACACTTCAGTTCTATTTTGCTACCACCACCTCGGGTAACACAGGCGCGACCTCTTCCTTCCGCCGTGAAAGCAGTCATAACGGCACGGGCGAGTGGCAGACTGTTTATATCGATACCGCGAAGGTTGACCAGTACGGCGCATGGTCGGGTAAGCTGACTTACCTCAGAACCGACATGATGAGATTCGGCGGAAACTTCGTTGCCGGTCAGTACACCGATGTTGACTATATCGGCTTCTTCGCTACAATGGAGGACGCTCAGGCTTATACCAAGAAGGTGGAGGGCGATACCGCCAAGGTTGATGCGGCTATCGACCTTGTTGAGGATGCACTCAACACCGATTACACCGACGTAAGCACCAAGGAAGATGCCGAAACAAGAATTTCCGAAATTCTTTCCGCAATTCCCGAGGATGTTCATACAAAGGTTGAGCTTGTGGGCTATGAAACCACCGACCCCACCATCAAGGACGATACAGTAGGATATTATAAGTTCAGAGTATTCTTTATCAACGGTCCCACAACAAGTGCGGCTGTAAAATATGTGGACTGTCTGTTCAGACTTATGCCACAGGTTGAATTCACCGTTCTGGGTGCACAGATAAGAGAATATGTTTCCGAAGCTGTTCCTCAGGGCTTGAGATTCGGCGTTAAGCTGAACAAGGCTCTCTGGAAGGACGTTGACGTTACTAACGTTTCCTACGGTATGGTCGTTGCTCCCGTAAGGTTTGCGGCACACGGTCTTACTCTGGAGACTCCCAATGCGGTAAACGTTCCCGCCAAGAACATTTTTGCCGAAACACCCGACGAAATCACCTACACCGCTGTTGTTACGAATATTCCCGAATCCGAAAACAGCACACAGGTAGCGGCAAGAGCATATGTTAAATATACTTTTGCAGGAGAGGATTATACCGTGTACGCAGATTCCACCAAGATACGCAGTGTAAACGACGTTAAAAATCTTTCCGGAGAGGGCTACGAGGAATATCCTCAGCTTCTCGGAAATGTAACCTACGACCGCGAGACCTGGATGACTCCTTTCTGGGAAGGTAACACTGTTTACCACGAGCTGTTCTGGCCCGTAATGCCCGACGGCGCAGACGAGAACGATGACCTTGTTATCGACCTTCTGTACACCATAAGCGACGTTATCGTTGTTAAAAACGGTACTCACACCAAGGACTATTACGAGGGCAAGGACTATTATGTAAACGAAAACGGTCAGCTGGTTATCCCCGCAGGCTCCGATATAAAGAGAATGCCCTTTGAGGAATATGTTTCCGACACTCCCAAGGTTGTTGTGGGTGCAATGAACGGCACAAGATATGAGTATAAGAAGATAAGCACCGATCTGCCCGAATATGCGGATTATGTAGGCAAATATCTGTACTTCACCGAGGGCGCGGAAATTCAGGCTGCTCACCAGTATTCAATTTCCTACCGCCACACCGCAGAGTGGGACGAAAACGCAACTTTGCCCGCATATGAAGAAGATGCACTGCCCCGCACACGTCAGATGCTTGCCAACAAGGAAGCAATAAATATCGGCTACTTCGGCGACAGTATCACCGCAGGCGGTAACCAGACCGGCTCCTTCGGCGTTTCCCCCAATACCCCGCACTGGAGAAATGTTATTGCCACAACCCTTGAATCCATGTACGGCTACACCGAGGGCGGCAATCGTATTTACGTCCGCAGTGAAGCCCACGGCGGTATGACCTCTCAGTGGGGACGTAACGGCGGCGGTACAAATGTAATTGCAAATGACCCCACCATTCCCGACGGCTATGCGGCTCACAGATTTGCCGCAAATACCTCTTATGCCAACAAGAACGGTATTCCCGACCTGTTCATTCTCGCATTCGGTATGAATGACGAGGGACGTTCTCCCGCTGACTTCAAGGCTAATAACAAAAATATTGTTGAGCAGATTCTTACTCTCAATCCCAACTGTGAATTCGTGCTTGTTTCCACCTCGATGCCCAATCCGCTTTGGTCAACCACCAAGTGCCGTACCCAGTACGAGGCGGCGCTTGAAGAGCTGGTTACCGAAATGAGAGCCGAGGGTGTTAATATCGACGTTGCAAACCTCCAGGGTATGCACAAGTACTTCCTCACCAAAAAGGAATACCGCGATATGACAGGTAATAACATGAACCACCAGAACGACATGCTCAGCCGTCTGTATGCACAGACCATCGTTACCACCATTGCAGGTGAATGCAAATAA
- a CDS encoding SGNH/GDSL hydrolase family protein has translation MKKLFALLLTVLMLMSLTAVAVVATEGTEGEEETPAPIIFRFNNEDMLADWDSSGWSASPDDFEIRDGVGYIEGFSQDAPAIAAYTYNAGENVLNLDDYPFVKVKYKWETAHTGGQIQYYMYNANGDNNLKSLSATKNTWVVQSIDYSTSATYGGYASAKKSIDFWFRGNKQGITGSSQIEYIALFATKAEMDAFDSVNPTVQGSSDAYLPYYTQVNNILTAVQTAVDGAQNIETVDAAKTLVQNAYNTALAANTAEGMVLDTKFTAYRNIENTKFTVKVSVTETSSPVEARLVLNRTFEIAKAGAAEEGVKPVIYRFNNAEMLGDWYKNQNKANPAVIKDGVAFTDKFPSENASVHDNGIDDHRLDFAEGELDLRKYPYFKLKYKWSSDGETGAPTIQVYFNMYPSGNPHKQTNLTGANDGLWGTVTYDISGDAYQAALKRIDVWFRYGKTNSNTEIEYVAFFPDKASADAFDAANPTVQGSSDAYLPYKTVADELLAAVKAEVAKNTAVVKSADEAKAAFKAVVDKVIADTQIDPAQISYTVGEAKEVTGGYAAQIELGAGPKETRSFVSSEIAVSDNIPAPVIWRFNNQEMIALWSNKTYNRNSSELIDGVMHTVYDTGKVVDDHFYRTNGQSGEMPEEYQFSLTDFPYIKVKYKHSGSASAIRLHLWNSTSSGDPYVGFTPGATDTWQTKSFNLATTTITGGTATGTLKRFSMWFWNGQKEGSSDIEYIAFFHKDDKAAWEAFDTVEGVASTTAGTSDKFLPYYNEINAIADAGAAAVAADDNKYPTYDKAARAIEAMFKAEAAKLGNINANDVTVTAEVLTKAETEATYKVTVYTGPVEARVIATETVKANIKSSFVWHLGNPDFIKKLSRTADVALSIDGENGSTFMHAQAKTERDGVAIDKGGLGYDNFNLSYSDIDKDHGIELSDYPVVAIRYRASKSGSHQLYYGTDVTGNTGASGSFYRSASHSGGAEWKTLYLDSNTQVAGAWAGKLKFIRLDFLRYSYTEDDYVDFDYIGFFATMEDAQAYTKKVEGDIAKTASAAALVKDDLNGSYTDVSDKTDAENKINDILSVIPEDVQTKVELIGYETTDPTVKDDYLGSYKFRVFFVNGPVYSAAVSYVDGNFKLMPDVQLTALGAQIRAGVENGAPQGLRFGTTINKSMWKDVDVTDISYGTVVIPARMLDGELTLETEGAKDVPAVNKFKETDTEVTFTAVVTNIPDKEYNTQIAARAYAKYTFAGDDYVVYADSTKIRSVNDVIDLSGDGYEEYPQLLGNVTYDRATWMTPFWEGNTVYHELFWPVMPEGADEGDDLVVDLLYPVSDVIVVKNGTHTQDYYEGKDYYVNADGQLVIPAGSDIYRTPFDEYISDTQKTVVGAISGNRWDYKAISSTLPEHSQYAGKYIYYSEGAEIQATYQYSISYRHTAEWDENAPLPAYEENALPRTRAKLANKQAINIGYYGDSITDCGNQTGSFGVSPNTIHWREAVAKTLENMYGYTEGGNRINVRSKAVGGTGSGWGRNGGGSYDSIPNGFAAYRFAADASQPYNNGIPDLFVLAFGMNDEGLTPETFKDNISNIVDQILTLNSQCEFVLVSTSMSNSLLGKRTNREQFESVLEELVTEKRAKGVNIDVANVSSMHKYFLTIKPYRDMTGNNVNHQNDMLSRLYAQTIVTTIAGECK, from the coding sequence ATGAAAAAGTTATTTGCACTTCTTCTTACCGTGCTGATGCTCATGAGCCTTACGGCTGTTGCTGTTGTTGCAACAGAGGGCACAGAGGGCGAAGAAGAAACCCCCGCGCCTATCATTTTCAGATTTAACAATGAAGATATGTTGGCAGATTGGGATAGTAGCGGTTGGTCGGCTTCACCCGACGATTTTGAAATCAGAGACGGTGTAGGTTATATCGAAGGCTTTTCTCAAGACGCACCAGCCATAGCGGCTTACACCTATAACGCAGGTGAAAATGTCCTCAATCTGGACGATTATCCTTTTGTTAAGGTAAAGTACAAGTGGGAAACTGCCCATACCGGCGGTCAGATACAGTACTATATGTACAATGCCAACGGCGATAATAACTTAAAGAGTTTGAGCGCAACAAAGAACACTTGGGTGGTGCAGTCTATCGATTACAGCACTTCTGCCACTTATGGCGGTTATGCAAGTGCCAAAAAAAGTATCGACTTTTGGTTCAGAGGAAACAAACAGGGAATAACAGGCTCATCACAGATTGAATACATAGCACTTTTCGCCACCAAGGCGGAAATGGATGCTTTTGACTCGGTAAATCCCACCGTTCAGGGCTCCTCCGATGCATATTTGCCTTACTACACCCAGGTAAATAATATCCTCACCGCAGTTCAGACCGCTGTTGACGGTGCACAGAATATCGAAACCGTTGATGCGGCTAAGACTTTGGTGCAGAATGCATACAATACCGCACTTGCGGCAAATACCGCAGAGGGTATGGTGCTGGATACCAAGTTCACCGCATACAGAAATATTGAAAACACCAAGTTTACCGTTAAGGTCTCCGTTACCGAGACCTCTTCCCCCGTTGAAGCACGCCTTGTTCTGAACAGAACCTTTGAAATTGCAAAGGCGGGTGCGGCAGAGGAGGGCGTAAAGCCTGTTATTTACCGCTTTAATAATGCGGAAATGCTGGGGGACTGGTATAAGAACCAGAACAAGGCTAACCCCGCTGTTATCAAGGACGGAGTGGCATTTACCGATAAGTTTCCATCGGAGAATGCCAGTGTCCATGATAACGGTATTGATGACCACAGACTGGATTTTGCCGAGGGCGAGTTGGATCTGAGAAAATATCCTTACTTTAAGCTTAAATATAAATGGTCCTCCGACGGCGAGACCGGTGCGCCTACTATCCAGGTATATTTCAATATGTACCCTTCCGGCAATCCTCACAAACAGACCAATCTTACCGGTGCAAACGACGGATTGTGGGGTACTGTCACATATGACATCAGCGGTGATGCTTATCAGGCTGCTCTGAAGCGTATTGACGTATGGTTCAGATACGGAAAAACCAATTCCAATACCGAGATTGAGTATGTAGCATTCTTCCCCGACAAGGCAAGCGCAGATGCTTTTGACGCTGCAAACCCCACCGTTCAGGGCTCATCCGACGCATATTTGCCTTACAAGACAGTTGCCGATGAGCTTCTTGCGGCAGTTAAAGCAGAGGTGGCAAAGAATACTGCCGTTGTAAAGAGTGCCGATGAGGCAAAAGCGGCTTTTAAGGCGGTCGTTGACAAGGTTATTGCCGACACTCAGATAGACCCTGCACAGATAAGCTACACCGTAGGCGAAGCCAAAGAAGTAACCGGCGGCTACGCGGCACAGATTGAGCTTGGCGCAGGTCCCAAGGAGACCCGCAGCTTTGTAAGCAGTGAAATTGCTGTAAGCGATAATATCCCCGCACCTGTTATCTGGCGCTTCAACAATCAGGAAATGATAGCGCTGTGGAGCAATAAGACATATAACAGAAATTCCTCCGAGTTGATTGATGGTGTTATGCACACCGTTTACGATACAGGAAAAGTTGTTGACGATCATTTCTACCGTACAAATGGTCAGAGCGGAGAGATGCCCGAGGAATACCAGTTCAGTCTTACCGATTTCCCTTATATAAAGGTAAAGTATAAGCACAGTGGTTCTGCAAGTGCTATTAGATTGCATTTATGGAACAGTACTTCCTCAGGAGATCCTTATGTAGGTTTTACGCCCGGAGCTACCGATACGTGGCAAACGAAATCATTTAACCTTGCCACCACAACAATCACCGGCGGAACAGCTACAGGAACTTTGAAACGTTTTTCTATGTGGTTCTGGAATGGTCAGAAGGAAGGTTCCTCCGACATCGAATACATCGCCTTCTTCCACAAGGACGACAAGGCGGCATGGGAAGCGTTTGACACCGTAGAAGGTGTTGCAAGCACCACTGCGGGCACCTCCGACAAATTCCTGCCTTACTATAATGAAATAAATGCCATTGCGGATGCAGGTGCGGCGGCTGTTGCGGCTGATGACAACAAATATCCTACCTATGACAAGGCTGCAAGGGCTATTGAGGCTATGTTTAAAGCCGAGGCGGCTAAGCTCGGAAATATTAATGCAAACGATGTTACCGTAACCGCCGAAGTACTCACCAAGGCAGAAACAGAGGCAACCTACAAGGTTACCGTATATACAGGCCCCGTTGAGGCACGTGTAATTGCTACCGAGACCGTAAAGGCAAACATAAAGAGCTCTTTTGTATGGCACCTCGGTAACCCCGACTTTATCAAGAAGCTTTCTCGCACCGCGGACGTGGCGCTTTCTATTGACGGCGAAAACGGAAGTACCTTTATGCATGCTCAGGCTAAAACTGAGAGGGACGGCGTGGCGATTGATAAAGGTGGTCTTGGCTATGACAACTTCAACTTATCATACAGCGATATAGATAAAGACCACGGCATCGAGCTTTCGGATTACCCCGTTGTTGCTATACGCTACCGTGCAAGCAAATCCGGTTCACATCAGCTCTACTACGGCACCGATGTTACCGGCAATACAGGCGCTTCCGGCAGTTTCTATCGCTCGGCTTCTCACAGCGGCGGCGCGGAATGGAAAACTCTGTATCTTGACAGCAACACGCAGGTTGCGGGCGCGTGGGCAGGTAAATTGAAATTCATACGTCTCGACTTTTTGAGATACAGCTATACCGAGGATGATTACGTTGATTTCGACTACATCGGTTTCTTCGCTACCATGGAGGACGCTCAGGCTTACACCAAGAAGGTAGAGGGCGATATCGCCAAGACCGCAAGTGCCGCGGCACTTGTTAAGGACGACCTTAACGGCTCGTACACCGACGTAAGCGACAAAACTGACGCGGAAAACAAGATTAATGACATTCTTTCCGTTATTCCCGAGGATGTACAGACTAAGGTTGAGCTTATCGGCTATGAAACCACCGACCCCACCGTTAAGGATGACTATTTGGGAAGCTACAAGTTCAGAGTGTTCTTCGTCAACGGACCCGTATACAGCGCGGCTGTAAGCTATGTTGACGGAAACTTCAAGCTTATGCCGGATGTACAGCTTACCGCTTTGGGCGCTCAGATAAGAGCGGGCGTTGAAAACGGCGCTCCCCAGGGTCTGAGATTCGGTACAACAATCAATAAGTCCATGTGGAAGGACGTTGACGTTACCGACATTTCTTACGGTACTGTTGTTATCCCCGCGAGAATGCTGGACGGCGAGCTTACTCTTGAAACCGAGGGTGCAAAGGACGTTCCCGCAGTTAATAAATTCAAGGAAACCGACACTGAGGTTACCTTTACTGCGGTTGTTACAAACATTCCCGACAAAGAGTACAACACTCAGATTGCCGCAAGAGCATACGCTAAGTACACCTTTGCGGGCGATGATTATGTTGTATACGCAGATTCCACCAAGATACGCAGTGTAAATGACGTTATTGACCTTTCCGGCGACGGCTACGAGGAATATCCTCAGCTCCTCGGAAATGTAACCTACGACCGCGCAACCTGGATGACTCCTTTCTGGGAGGGCAACACTGTTTACCATGAGCTGTTCTGGCCCGTAATGCCCGAGGGCGCAGACGAGGGCGATGACCTTGTTGTTGACCTTCTGTACCCCGTAAGCGACGTTATCGTTGTTAAAAACGGTACTCACACTCAGGACTATTACGAGGGCAAGGACTACTATGTAAATGCCGATGGTCAGCTGGTTATCCCAGCAGGCTCCGATATTTACAGAACACCCTTTGATGAATACATTTCCGATACCCAGAAGACCGTTGTGGGTGCAATAAGCGGAAACAGATGGGATTACAAGGCAATCAGCAGTACTTTGCCCGAGCACAGTCAGTATGCAGGCAAGTACATATACTACTCTGAGGGTGCGGAAATTCAGGCGACTTACCAGTACTCCATTTCCTACCGCCATACCGCAGAGTGGGACGAAAACGCACCTCTGCCCGCATATGAAGAAAATGCACTGCCCCGCACACGTGCAAAGCTTGCCAACAAGCAAGCAATAAACATCGGCTACTACGGCGACAGTATCACCGATTGCGGTAACCAGACAGGCTCCTTTGGTGTTTCCCCCAACACCATTCACTGGAGAGAGGCTGTTGCCAAGACTCTTGAAAATATGTACGGCTACACCGAGGGCGGCAACCGCATCAATGTACGCAGTAAGGCTGTTGGCGGCACAGGCTCCGGTTGGGGACGTAACGGCGGCGGAAGCTATGATTCCATTCCCAATGGATTCGCGGCATACAGATTTGCCGCTGATGCATCACAGCCCTACAACAACGGTATTCCCGACCTGTTCGTTCTTGCTTTCGGTATGAACGATGAGGGACTTACCCCCGAGACCTTCAAGGACAATATCAGCAACATCGTTGACCAGATTCTTACTCTCAACTCTCAGTGCGAATTTGTGCTTGTTTCCACCTCAATGTCTAACTCTCTGCTGGGCAAACGGACTAACCGTGAACAGTTTGAGTCGGTGCTCGAAGAGCTTGTTACCGAAAAGAGAGCCAAGGGTGTTAATATCGACGTTGCCAATGTTTCGAGTATGCACAAGTACTTCCTTACCATAAAGCCCTACCGCGATATGACGGGTAACAATGTAAACCACCAGAACGACATGCTCAGCCGTCTGTATGCGCAGACCATCGTTACCACCATCGCAGGAGAATGCAAATAA